CGCCGCCAAGCGCGAACACAGGCGAGACAACAGGACTGCGAGCGAGTTCCGGAACGCCCTGGACGAACGGCTGACCGATCGCCAGCGGACTGTGCTTCGGACCGCGTTTTTCGCCAATTACTTCGAGTCGCCACGAGACAGTACCGCCGAGGAAGTGGCCACGTCGCTCGATATCACTGGACCGACGTTACTCCATCACCTCAGGGCAGGCCAGCGGAAACTGCTCGCCGCGTTCTTCGACGCCGGTGACCCCTAGCGGGTCAATTCCAGCCGATCTCAGACCCGCACGACTGCCGTTCCCGCCGCCCGGTCGCCGAGTCGGGACCGCTTTTCGGAGAGCGCGAGCGCGAGGATCCCCACAAGGTAGAAGGCCGGAAGCCAGTCGACCAGTCGCAGGAGGTTCCGGGTGAGAGACGCCCCGAACGACGCGGGCGAGCCGTCCGCCCTGACCACCTGGATGCGGACGAGCGCCTTCCCAATCGTCTTCCCGAATCGCCACTCGAGCAGCGTGTGATACCCGATCGAGAGGCCGAGCCAGAGGGCCAGTCCCATTGCGGCCGGGGTGCCCTCGAGGTCGGTGTCGAGGCCGCTCGCGGTCGTCTCCGCCTGCCCGGTGGCGACGCCGACGATCGTCAAGGCGACGATGAACAGGAGGAACCAGACGGCCGAGTCAATCCCCATCGCGACCCCGCGGATGCCGACGCCACAGCGGTTCGTCGTCTCGTGATCAGACATGTGTGGCCTGATCGAGGACCGGGGGAAACGTCAAGCCTGGAGCGCTGTTTCAGGCCGAGAAACAGCGCCGGGCGGCGGTCGC
Above is a genomic segment from Halorientalis sp. LT38 containing:
- a CDS encoding RDD family protein, whose amino-acid sequence is MSDHETTNRCGVGIRGVAMGIDSAVWFLLFIVALTIVGVATGQAETTASGLDTDLEGTPAAMGLALWLGLSIGYHTLLEWRFGKTIGKALVRIQVVRADGSPASFGASLTRNLLRLVDWLPAFYLVGILALALSEKRSRLGDRAAGTAVVRV